CATGTTTCGGGTGGGGCAGGGGTTGTTCTGGTCAAGAAGCCGAATGAACAGCACCAAAAAGAATTGGGCGAACCGATTTACGCGCCGGATGGCAAGTCGCTTTACTATACCCGCAACATCACACCGGGTGGACGGTTCATATATGCGCAGGATTCCAACACTGATCTGTTCAATATTGAGGAATATGATCTGGAAAGCGGAGAGGTTACGACAGCCGTATCCGGTCTCGGCGGGTCCGTGCGACCAACGCCTTCACCGGATGGCAAGAGCATCGCCTTTGTCCGGCGGGAGCGGGCGAAGTCAAAGCTCTATGTCAAGGACCTAGCCAGCGGAATAGAACGCAAAATCTATGATAATCTCGACCAGGATGTTCAGGAAACCTGGGCCGTCACGGGCGTCTATCCCAATATGGATTGGACCCCTGACAGCCGCAGCATAGTGTTTTGGGCGGGTGGCAAGATCCGCAAAATATCCGCCGATGGGTCCGGCGCATCAATCATTCCTTTCACGATCAATGATACACGCGGCGTTGCTGATGCCCCGCATCCGAAAATCGCGGTGGAGGCGGACAGTTTTACAGCCAAGATGCCGCGCTTTGCTGCTGTGTCGCCCAATGGCCGGCAGGTCGTGTTTGAGAGCCTGGGGCAGCTATATGTGAAATCCATGAGCGGTGGCGCGCCGAAACGGTTGACCAACAGCCGCAATGAACGCGAGCTGTTTCCATCTTGGTCACGCGACGGCCGGTCGATTGTCTTTGTTGGATGGACCGACAGCAATCTTGGGCGGGTCAAGACAGTAAGCGCTTCCGGTGGTTCTGCACGTACCGTGACCAATCGCCCAGGCCACTATGCTCGCCCGCATTTCTCACCAGATGGCCGCATGATTATCTTTGAGATGAAGGATGGCGGCTATCTGACATCGCCGGACTATTCCGTCGATGATGGCGTTTATAGCGTCGCGGCGTCCGGTGGCGCGCCCAAACGCATTGTATCAGGGGCGGCAGGTCCACAATTTGGTGCCACCAATGATCGCGTGTTCATGATGGCGCAGGAAGACAATAAGCGTGTCTTGATGAGTAGCGATCTCAGCGGAGAGGCGAAGCGCACCCATGCCACAGGTGAATTGGCCAATGATTATATCGTGTCTCCAGACGGTCAATATGTTGCCTTTCGGCAGAATTATGAAGCCTTTGTTATGCCGTTAATGCCCGGCACGCAGGCGGTTGCTGTTACACCAAAGAGCAAATCATTGCCGGTGACCCGGGTCAGCAAAGGCGGCGCAGATTATATCCACTGGTCGCAGAATGGCCAACAGTTGCACTGGAGCATCGGGCCGCAGGTTTTTACCGCTCAAACCAGCGCACTTTTCCCCGATGCGCCTGCAGCAAAGGACGCGCCGAAATTTATACCACCCACTAGCGGTGTGTCTCTGGAGCGTAGGATTACGGCAGATAAACCAAATGGTTTACTGGCGCTGACCGGCGCGCGCTTGATTACCATGTCGGATGAAAGTGGCGGTATTGTCGATGACGGAACGATTGTTGTGCAAGACAATAAAATTCTGTCCGTTGGTGCTAGCGGCAGCGTATCTGTTCCGGCGGGCGCAACTGTTGTTGATGTGACTGGCAAGACCATTGTGCCTGGCTATGTTGATGCCCATGCCCATGGTGCCCAGGGAACTGATGAGCTGGTACCGCAGCAAAACTGGTCATT
This DNA window, taken from Parasphingorhabdus litoris DSM 22379, encodes the following:
- a CDS encoding amidohydrolase family protein — encoded protein: MKYHLITALAAISLAGPAYAQAADEKTKEEKWDVNAPKGATIKQVPIKTDEGSWIDIDVSPDGKHIAFALLGDIYTMPMAGGTPTRIAEGLAWEVQPRFSPDGKRIAFTSDRGGGDNIWIMNRDGSDKRQVTKEKFRLLNQPSWSPDGRFIIAKKHFTTGRSLGTGEVWVYHVSGGAGVVLVKKPNEQHQKELGEPIYAPDGKSLYYTRNITPGGRFIYAQDSNTDLFNIEEYDLESGEVTTAVSGLGGSVRPTPSPDGKSIAFVRRERAKSKLYVKDLASGIERKIYDNLDQDVQETWAVTGVYPNMDWTPDSRSIVFWAGGKIRKISADGSGASIIPFTINDTRGVADAPHPKIAVEADSFTAKMPRFAAVSPNGRQVVFESLGQLYVKSMSGGAPKRLTNSRNERELFPSWSRDGRSIVFVGWTDSNLGRVKTVSASGGSARTVTNRPGHYARPHFSPDGRMIIFEMKDGGYLTSPDYSVDDGVYSVAASGGAPKRIVSGAAGPQFGATNDRVFMMAQEDNKRVLMSSDLSGEAKRTHATGELANDYIVSPDGQYVAFRQNYEAFVMPLMPGTQAVAVTPKSKSLPVTRVSKGGADYIHWSQNGQQLHWSIGPQVFTAQTSALFPDAPAAKDAPKFIPPTSGVSLERRITADKPNGLLALTGARLITMSDESGGIVDDGTIVVQDNKILSVGASGSVSVPAGATVVDVTGKTIVPGYVDAHAHGAQGTDELVPQQNWSLIQNLALGTTTIHDPSSRASEIFVAAEMQRAGQLIGPRIFSTGEIVYGAKAAEVYAEINSLEDALDHVRRLKAQGGSSVKNYNQPRREQRQQVVEAARQEDMLVVAEGGSLYGMDMALIADGNSTLEHNIPLDIFYNDVVQMFSQSQTNYTPTIVVSYGGLAGDPYWRQATDVFKHPLLIHTPPKQLAAANVRRTKAPEEDFVDDDNAREAKKLADEGVLVSIGAHGQQAGIATHWELWSLVRGGMSPLQALRSGTIDSAKSLGMGDEIGSLEAGKLADLVVLDADPTADIRNSDKIHRVMVNGRMYDPVTMNEVVTGSRKRLAYWWE